From Acropora muricata isolate sample 2 chromosome 14, ASM3666990v1, whole genome shotgun sequence, one genomic window encodes:
- the LOC136898550 gene encoding GPI ethanolamine phosphate transferase 2-like isoform X1 — protein MLFAHRTFLVVLLFCQIIGLALFLRGFFPIKKALQGRATHEDLPVEPSGERPRSIPSAKFGRLVILLIDALRADFVFSEQVKMPFTQEMIRNNQSFSFLAKAHPPTVTMPRIKALTTGGIPGFVDMIFNLDSKSLKEDNLINQMKLADKRILFYGDDTWMKLFPEHFVRMDGTTSFFVTDYTEVDNNVTRHIGKELSSDDWDVMILHYLGLDHIGHIAGPTSPLVGPKLKEMDNVIKRIYSAMLVWDQESEAPSLLVLCGDHGMSDTGSHGGASSTETNTPLVFMSPLFEQGKGAMLAKKQVQQIDLVPTLSLLLGLPIPQSSIGIAIPNLFQFHSLREMLRAFQLNAHQLSQAVIANGHAVDSMWELQHALKLHSDWLRTSELDQNAKNVEIMADKVAKQYILALEKMSGHMTASLSRYDLHAMVYGIAILVQTFCWVVFGLCALSSQQKTKGELGTSVTSVFLLSGIVLLVAVLHLSICSSMWIGGGDILCSANSVESFLYTVVFTLQTGVTATSLLLYFSRSKSNHISSISSILSTFSLLFQSRTHFFLVAGTLLHVLSLLSSSFVEEEHQTWYFFTSTLFIVVFSEKTLPFWTRKKRVNIKTNEERTFLSESVEDEIFSNCKSSKSLDRRKYFINEDCRQGCGMYFDENLDRLEDRNGVNAKAVTSTSGYSSSGRKQIAKTKKEVLWSCFLTVVVLGLGRLGRAWNQTGIKWADIPDIGDWLVKPENKTILSVIYFISLLFIICFRYCRQGVFTSVVFVIGVTHAYLYRTATGNLQLPWLPNEPITKGITEARLAYCCVATIVVWNLIHIYKTRNNEKEQTLKKYTREISVPIEGLASGFLLLQVLLQRPHNAAMLAVFVVQENLINEILWKSEKMAWVMIVSSLWMGHAMYFSLGNSNSLASVDISAGYVGLEDFVPSLMLILTYFSTYCGPCLWMFSGVLSVVRNTEDVSRLQKSLLQACYVIILCQVSVLCVYCTLVFSQRYHLFVWSVFSPKLLYESTKTLLCTLSVATVLCLMHFVTRVPRMDFEKTE, from the exons ATGCTATTTGCCCACCGCACTTTCCTAGTTGTTCTCTTATTTTGTCAAATCATAGGGCTGGCGCTTTTTTTAAGGGGTTTCTTTCCGATAAAAAAAGCTTTGCAGGGAAGGGCAACACATGAGGATCTTCCAGTAGAGCCATCAGGAGAGAGACCTAGGAGTATTCCTTCTGCAAAATTTGGAAGATTGGTGATCttgttgattgatgccttgAGAGCTGATTTCGTCTTCAGTGAACAAGTGAAAATGCCTTTTACGCAAGAGATGATACGGAACAATCAGTCATTCAG CTTTTTAGCAAAGGCGCACCCACCAACTGTAACAATGCCACGAATAAAG GCCCTTACTACCGGTGGAATACCAGGTTTTGTTGATATGATTTTCAATCTGGACTCAAAGTCTCTGAAAGAAGATAACTTGATCAATCAGATGAAGCTGGCAGATAAAAGGATTTTATTCTACGGCGATGATACCTGGATGAAGCTTTTCCCTGAGCACTTTGTCCGGATGGATGGAACTACTTCATTCTTTGTTACAGATTATACTGAG GTAGATAACAACGTTACAAGGCACATTGGCAAAGAACTTAGCAGCGATGATTGGGACGTCATGATTCTTCACTATCTGGGCCTGGACCATATAGGGCATATTGCAGGGCCAACTAGTCCATTGGTGGGACCAAAGCTTAAAGAGATGGACAACGTCATAAAACGCATTTACAGTGCAATGCTTGTTTGGGATCAAGAGAGTGAGGCCCCTTCTTTGCTGGTGCTCTGTGGTGACCATGGAATGAGTGATACTGGCAGTCATGGAGGAGCATCATCAACAGAGACAAACACACCCCTGGTGTTTATGAGCCCTTTGTTTGAACAGGGTAAAGGTGCAATGCTTGCTAAGAAACAAGTTCAACAAATTGATTTGGTACCAACGTTGAGTCTTCTTTTGGGGCTTCCCATACCTCAAAGCAG TATTGGGATTGCCATACCAAACCTCTTTCAGTTTCATTCATTGAGAGAGATGCTTCGTGCTTTTCAACTGAATGCCCATCAATTGAGTCAGGCAGTCATTGCAAATGGCCATGCTGTTGACAGTATGTGGGAACTTCAGCATGCTCTTAaactgcattctgattggctgagaacatCAGAGCTCGATCAAAACGCAAAGAACGTGGAGATCATGGCTGACAAGGTTGCTAAGCAGTACATCCTGGCACTTGAAAAGATGAGTGGTCACATGACTGCCTCGCTCTCACGCTATGACCTGCACGCAATGGTGTATGGGATAGCGATTCTAGTGCAAACCTTTTGCTGGGTTGTCTTTGGCTTGTGTGCTCTTTCATCGCAACAGAAGACGAAAGGTGAGCTTGGCACATCAGTGACAAGTGTTTTTCTTCTGAGCGGTATCGTGCTGTTGGTCGCTGTTCTTCATTTGTCGATCTGCTCCAGTATGTGGATTG GTGGAGGCGATATCCTGTGCTCGGCAAACAGTgttgaatcctttctttacacAGTGGTCTTCACTTTGCAAACAGGTGTTACCGCAACATCTCTTTTGCTGTATTTTTCTCGCTCAAAATCCAACCATATTTCTTCCATTTCTTCAATTTTATCAACCTTTTCTTTACTTTTCCAAAGTAGAACTCACTTCTTCCTGGTGGCAGGAACCTTGCTGCATGTACTTAGTCTTTTATCGAGTAGTTTCGTGGAAGAGGAACATCAAACTTGGTACTTTTTTACATCGACATTATTTATTGTTGTATTTTCCGAGAAAACCTTGCCATTTTGGACAAGGAAGAAACGAGTCAACataaaaacaaatgaagaaaGGACTTTTCTGTCGGAAAGCGTCGAGGACGAAATTTTTTCGAATTGTAAGAGCAGCAAATCCCTTGATCGTAGAAAATACTTCATCAACGAAGATTGTCGTCAAGGttgtggaatgtattttgacgAAAACTTGGACCGTCTCGAAGATAGAAATGGAGTCAACGCGAAAGCGGTTACGAGTACAAGTGGATATTCCTCGAGTGGAAGGAAGCAaatagcaaaaaccaaaaaggaaGTTTTGTGGTCTTGCTTTCTTACCGTGGTTGTTTTGGGTTTGGGAAGACTAGGTAGAGCTTGGAACCAGACTGGGATCAAATGGGCCGACATACCTGATATTGGAGATTGGCTTGTTAAACCAGAAAACAAGACGATCTTGTCTGTCATCTATTTTATATCACTACTGTTCATCATTTGTTTTCGGTATTGCCGACAAGGAGTTTTCACCTCGGTCGTGTTCGTCATCGGTGTTACGCATGCGTATCTCTACCGCACAGCCACTGGGAATTTGCAGTTGCCATGGCTACCAAACGAACCGATCACAAAGGGGATCACCGAGGCACGCCTTGCTTACTGTTGCGTAGCAACCATAGTGGTATGGAATTTGATTCATATATataaaacaagaaacaatgaaaaggAGCAGACTCTGAAGAAATACACTAGGGAGATTTCTGTGCCTATTGAGGGTCTTGCCTCTGGCTTCCTGCTTTTACAAGTTCTTTTACAGCGACCCCACAATGCTGCAATGCTGGCTGTCTTCGTTGTTCAAGAAAATTTGATCAATGAAATTCTATGGAAAAG CGAAAAGATGGCTTGGGTGATGATTGTAAGCTCTTTATGGATGGGTCATGCGATGTATTTTTCATTGGGCAACTCTAACAGTCTGGCGTCTGTGGATATCTCAGCGGGTTACGTTGGATTGGAGGATTTTGTCCCGAGTCTGATGCTTATTCTTACCTACTTTTCGACTTACTGTGGTCCCTGTCTGTGGATGTTTTCTGGAGTTTTGTCAGTTGTCAGAAACACCGAGGATGTCTCCAG GTTGCAAAAGTCTCTTCTTCAAGCATGTTACGTCATCATTCTCTGTCAAGTTTCTGTCCTTTGTGTGTACTGTACATTGGTGTTTTCCCAGCGGTATCACCTGTTCGTTTGGAGTGTGTTTTCGCCAAAGTTGCTGTACGAATCAACAAAGACTCTCTTGTGCACTTTATCTGTCGCAACTGTTCTATGCCTGATGCATTTTGTTACAAGAGTGCCTCGAATGGATTTCGAGAAGACAGAATGA
- the LOC136898550 gene encoding GPI ethanolamine phosphate transferase 2-like isoform X3 has protein sequence MILHYLGLDHIGHIAGPTSPLVGPKLKEMDNVIKRIYSAMLVWDQESEAPSLLVLCGDHGMSDTGSHGGASSTETNTPLVFMSPLFEQGKGAMLAKKQVQQIDLVPTLSLLLGLPIPQSSIGIAIPNLFQFHSLREMLRAFQLNAHQLSQAVIANGHAVDSMWELQHALKLHSDWLRTSELDQNAKNVEIMADKVAKQYILALEKMSGHMTASLSRYDLHAMVYGIAILVQTFCWVVFGLCALSSQQKTKGELGTSVTSVFLLSGIVLLVAVLHLSICSSMWIGGGDILCSANSVESFLYTVVFTLQTGVTATSLLLYFSRSKSNHISSISSILSTFSLLFQSRTHFFLVAGTLLHVLSLLSSSFVEEEHQTWYFFTSTLFIVVFSEKTLPFWTRKKRVNIKTNEERTFLSESVEDEIFSNCKSSKSLDRRKYFINEDCRQGCGMYFDENLDRLEDRNGVNAKAVTSTSGYSSSGRKQIAKTKKEVLWSCFLTVVVLGLGRLGRAWNQTGIKWADIPDIGDWLVKPENKTILSVIYFISLLFIICFRYCRQGVFTSVVFVIGVTHAYLYRTATGNLQLPWLPNEPITKGITEARLAYCCVATIVVWNLIHIYKTRNNEKEQTLKKYTREISVPIEGLASGFLLLQVLLQRPHNAAMLAVFVVQENLINEILWKSEKMAWVMIVSSLWMGHAMYFSLGNSNSLASVDISAGYVGLEDFVPSLMLILTYFSTYCGPCLWMFSGVLSVVRNTEDVSRLQKSLLQACYVIILCQVSVLCVYCTLVFSQRYHLFVWSVFSPKLLYESTKTLLCTLSVATVLCLMHFVTRVPRMDFEKTE, from the exons ATGATTCTTCACTATCTGGGCCTGGACCATATAGGGCATATTGCAGGGCCAACTAGTCCATTGGTGGGACCAAAGCTTAAAGAGATGGACAACGTCATAAAACGCATTTACAGTGCAATGCTTGTTTGGGATCAAGAGAGTGAGGCCCCTTCTTTGCTGGTGCTCTGTGGTGACCATGGAATGAGTGATACTGGCAGTCATGGAGGAGCATCATCAACAGAGACAAACACACCCCTGGTGTTTATGAGCCCTTTGTTTGAACAGGGTAAAGGTGCAATGCTTGCTAAGAAACAAGTTCAACAAATTGATTTGGTACCAACGTTGAGTCTTCTTTTGGGGCTTCCCATACCTCAAAGCAG TATTGGGATTGCCATACCAAACCTCTTTCAGTTTCATTCATTGAGAGAGATGCTTCGTGCTTTTCAACTGAATGCCCATCAATTGAGTCAGGCAGTCATTGCAAATGGCCATGCTGTTGACAGTATGTGGGAACTTCAGCATGCTCTTAaactgcattctgattggctgagaacatCAGAGCTCGATCAAAACGCAAAGAACGTGGAGATCATGGCTGACAAGGTTGCTAAGCAGTACATCCTGGCACTTGAAAAGATGAGTGGTCACATGACTGCCTCGCTCTCACGCTATGACCTGCACGCAATGGTGTATGGGATAGCGATTCTAGTGCAAACCTTTTGCTGGGTTGTCTTTGGCTTGTGTGCTCTTTCATCGCAACAGAAGACGAAAGGTGAGCTTGGCACATCAGTGACAAGTGTTTTTCTTCTGAGCGGTATCGTGCTGTTGGTCGCTGTTCTTCATTTGTCGATCTGCTCCAGTATGTGGATTG GTGGAGGCGATATCCTGTGCTCGGCAAACAGTgttgaatcctttctttacacAGTGGTCTTCACTTTGCAAACAGGTGTTACCGCAACATCTCTTTTGCTGTATTTTTCTCGCTCAAAATCCAACCATATTTCTTCCATTTCTTCAATTTTATCAACCTTTTCTTTACTTTTCCAAAGTAGAACTCACTTCTTCCTGGTGGCAGGAACCTTGCTGCATGTACTTAGTCTTTTATCGAGTAGTTTCGTGGAAGAGGAACATCAAACTTGGTACTTTTTTACATCGACATTATTTATTGTTGTATTTTCCGAGAAAACCTTGCCATTTTGGACAAGGAAGAAACGAGTCAACataaaaacaaatgaagaaaGGACTTTTCTGTCGGAAAGCGTCGAGGACGAAATTTTTTCGAATTGTAAGAGCAGCAAATCCCTTGATCGTAGAAAATACTTCATCAACGAAGATTGTCGTCAAGGttgtggaatgtattttgacgAAAACTTGGACCGTCTCGAAGATAGAAATGGAGTCAACGCGAAAGCGGTTACGAGTACAAGTGGATATTCCTCGAGTGGAAGGAAGCAaatagcaaaaaccaaaaaggaaGTTTTGTGGTCTTGCTTTCTTACCGTGGTTGTTTTGGGTTTGGGAAGACTAGGTAGAGCTTGGAACCAGACTGGGATCAAATGGGCCGACATACCTGATATTGGAGATTGGCTTGTTAAACCAGAAAACAAGACGATCTTGTCTGTCATCTATTTTATATCACTACTGTTCATCATTTGTTTTCGGTATTGCCGACAAGGAGTTTTCACCTCGGTCGTGTTCGTCATCGGTGTTACGCATGCGTATCTCTACCGCACAGCCACTGGGAATTTGCAGTTGCCATGGCTACCAAACGAACCGATCACAAAGGGGATCACCGAGGCACGCCTTGCTTACTGTTGCGTAGCAACCATAGTGGTATGGAATTTGATTCATATATataaaacaagaaacaatgaaaaggAGCAGACTCTGAAGAAATACACTAGGGAGATTTCTGTGCCTATTGAGGGTCTTGCCTCTGGCTTCCTGCTTTTACAAGTTCTTTTACAGCGACCCCACAATGCTGCAATGCTGGCTGTCTTCGTTGTTCAAGAAAATTTGATCAATGAAATTCTATGGAAAAG CGAAAAGATGGCTTGGGTGATGATTGTAAGCTCTTTATGGATGGGTCATGCGATGTATTTTTCATTGGGCAACTCTAACAGTCTGGCGTCTGTGGATATCTCAGCGGGTTACGTTGGATTGGAGGATTTTGTCCCGAGTCTGATGCTTATTCTTACCTACTTTTCGACTTACTGTGGTCCCTGTCTGTGGATGTTTTCTGGAGTTTTGTCAGTTGTCAGAAACACCGAGGATGTCTCCAG GTTGCAAAAGTCTCTTCTTCAAGCATGTTACGTCATCATTCTCTGTCAAGTTTCTGTCCTTTGTGTGTACTGTACATTGGTGTTTTCCCAGCGGTATCACCTGTTCGTTTGGAGTGTGTTTTCGCCAAAGTTGCTGTACGAATCAACAAAGACTCTCTTGTGCACTTTATCTGTCGCAACTGTTCTATGCCTGATGCATTTTGTTACAAGAGTGCCTCGAATGGATTTCGAGAAGACAGAATGA
- the LOC136899124 gene encoding uncharacterized protein, whose product MQAGFSYFDKSTPEVAIRSLFDHYDTDKKGKLQDNEMQNLLQKDLGLSDEQAEIYFRLLDKNGENNISFEEFHDWLRSGEHFEVLNDKEKFQCLLQAFSYFKQFDTDNSDKLDREQFERMMNYFGHSAINMDEAFANMDKCKNGAVTFWEFMVWLKWVPVLN is encoded by the coding sequence ATGCAAGCAGGATTTAGTTATTTCGATAAAAGTACCCCAGAGGTGGCCATTCGCAGCCTTTTCGATCACTACGACACGGATAAAAAAGGAAAGCTTCAAGACAACGAAATGCAGAACTTGTTACAAAAAGATCTAGGCCTGAGCGACGAACAAGCTGAAATATATTTCCGCCTGCTCGACAAAAATGGAGAAAACAATATTTCTTTTGAGGAATTTCACGACTGGCTTCGCAgtggagagcattttgaagttctCAATGACAAGGAGAAGTTTCAGTGTCTCCTGCAGGCGTTCAGCTACTTCAAGCAATTTGACACAGACAATAGTGATAAACTTGacagagagcagtttgaaagaATGATGAACTATTTTGGTCACAGCGCAATCAACATGGATGAAGCCTTCGCCAACATGGATAAATGTAAAAATGGAGCCGTCACCTTCTGGGAGTTTATGGTATGGCTAAAATGGGTACCCGTTTTGAATTAG
- the LOC136898551 gene encoding uncharacterized protein: MQAGNTFFARDAPEIAIHSLFDRYDLEKDGKLSKSELTALLEGDLGLTPDESCIYALMLDQAGEHCVSYEQFFNWLRSGERFENINDKSKFEKLCDGMELFKAFDTDESDTLNAKQFEKLIFHLGYHNVDMKELFRELDSHNNGKLSFWEFMKWLNWVPLEKYDIKNQRE, from the coding sequence ATGCAAGCAGGCAACACATTCTTTGCTCGTGATGCTCCAGAAATTGCCATTCATAGTTTGTTCGACAGATATGACCTCGAAAAGGATGGAAAACTCAGCAAATCAGAATTGACAGCGTTATTAGAAGGCGACTTAGGTTTAACCCCCGACGAATCTTGCATTTATGCTCTCATGTTGGATCAAGCGGGAGAACACTGTGTTTCTTACGAGCAATTTTTCAACTGGTTGCGAAGCGGGGAACGGTTCGAAAATATCAACGACAAATCGAAGTTTGAAAAATTGTGCGATGGGATGGAGTTGTTCAAGGCATTTGACACAGATGAAAGCGATACGTTGAACGCAAAGCAGTTTGAAAAGTTAATATTTCATCTTGGATACCATAATGTGGATATGAAGGAACTTTTCAGAGAGCTGGACAGCCATAATAATGGCAAATTGTCGTTCTGGGAGTTTATGAAATGGCTGAATTGGGTGCCACTTGAGAAATATGACATAAAGAACCAACGTGAATGA
- the LOC136898550 gene encoding GPI ethanolamine phosphate transferase 2-like isoform X2 codes for MLFAHRTFLVVLLFCQIIGLALFLRGFFPIKKALQGRATHEDLPVEPSGERPRSIPSAKFGRLVILLIDALRADFVFSEQVKMPFTQEMIRNNQSFSFLAKAHPPTVTMPRIKALTTGGIPGFVDMIFNLDSKSLKEDNLINQMKLADKRILFYGDDTWMKLFPEHFVRMDGTTSFFVTDYTEVDNNVTRHIGKELSSDDWDVMILHYLGLDHIGHIAGPTSPLVGPKLKEMDNVIKRIYSAMLVWDQESEAPSLLVLCGDHGMSDTGSHGGASSTETNTPLVFMSPLFEQGKGAMLAKKQVQQIDLVPTLSLLLGLPIPQSSIGIAIPNLFQFHSLREMLRAFQLNAHQLSQAVIANGHAVDSMWELQHALKLHSDWLRTSELDQNAKNVEIMADKVAKQYILALEKMSGHMTASLSRYDLHAMVYGIAILVQTFCWVVFGLCALSSQQKTKGGGDILCSANSVESFLYTVVFTLQTGVTATSLLLYFSRSKSNHISSISSILSTFSLLFQSRTHFFLVAGTLLHVLSLLSSSFVEEEHQTWYFFTSTLFIVVFSEKTLPFWTRKKRVNIKTNEERTFLSESVEDEIFSNCKSSKSLDRRKYFINEDCRQGCGMYFDENLDRLEDRNGVNAKAVTSTSGYSSSGRKQIAKTKKEVLWSCFLTVVVLGLGRLGRAWNQTGIKWADIPDIGDWLVKPENKTILSVIYFISLLFIICFRYCRQGVFTSVVFVIGVTHAYLYRTATGNLQLPWLPNEPITKGITEARLAYCCVATIVVWNLIHIYKTRNNEKEQTLKKYTREISVPIEGLASGFLLLQVLLQRPHNAAMLAVFVVQENLINEILWKSEKMAWVMIVSSLWMGHAMYFSLGNSNSLASVDISAGYVGLEDFVPSLMLILTYFSTYCGPCLWMFSGVLSVVRNTEDVSRLQKSLLQACYVIILCQVSVLCVYCTLVFSQRYHLFVWSVFSPKLLYESTKTLLCTLSVATVLCLMHFVTRVPRMDFEKTE; via the exons ATGCTATTTGCCCACCGCACTTTCCTAGTTGTTCTCTTATTTTGTCAAATCATAGGGCTGGCGCTTTTTTTAAGGGGTTTCTTTCCGATAAAAAAAGCTTTGCAGGGAAGGGCAACACATGAGGATCTTCCAGTAGAGCCATCAGGAGAGAGACCTAGGAGTATTCCTTCTGCAAAATTTGGAAGATTGGTGATCttgttgattgatgccttgAGAGCTGATTTCGTCTTCAGTGAACAAGTGAAAATGCCTTTTACGCAAGAGATGATACGGAACAATCAGTCATTCAG CTTTTTAGCAAAGGCGCACCCACCAACTGTAACAATGCCACGAATAAAG GCCCTTACTACCGGTGGAATACCAGGTTTTGTTGATATGATTTTCAATCTGGACTCAAAGTCTCTGAAAGAAGATAACTTGATCAATCAGATGAAGCTGGCAGATAAAAGGATTTTATTCTACGGCGATGATACCTGGATGAAGCTTTTCCCTGAGCACTTTGTCCGGATGGATGGAACTACTTCATTCTTTGTTACAGATTATACTGAG GTAGATAACAACGTTACAAGGCACATTGGCAAAGAACTTAGCAGCGATGATTGGGACGTCATGATTCTTCACTATCTGGGCCTGGACCATATAGGGCATATTGCAGGGCCAACTAGTCCATTGGTGGGACCAAAGCTTAAAGAGATGGACAACGTCATAAAACGCATTTACAGTGCAATGCTTGTTTGGGATCAAGAGAGTGAGGCCCCTTCTTTGCTGGTGCTCTGTGGTGACCATGGAATGAGTGATACTGGCAGTCATGGAGGAGCATCATCAACAGAGACAAACACACCCCTGGTGTTTATGAGCCCTTTGTTTGAACAGGGTAAAGGTGCAATGCTTGCTAAGAAACAAGTTCAACAAATTGATTTGGTACCAACGTTGAGTCTTCTTTTGGGGCTTCCCATACCTCAAAGCAG TATTGGGATTGCCATACCAAACCTCTTTCAGTTTCATTCATTGAGAGAGATGCTTCGTGCTTTTCAACTGAATGCCCATCAATTGAGTCAGGCAGTCATTGCAAATGGCCATGCTGTTGACAGTATGTGGGAACTTCAGCATGCTCTTAaactgcattctgattggctgagaacatCAGAGCTCGATCAAAACGCAAAGAACGTGGAGATCATGGCTGACAAGGTTGCTAAGCAGTACATCCTGGCACTTGAAAAGATGAGTGGTCACATGACTGCCTCGCTCTCACGCTATGACCTGCACGCAATGGTGTATGGGATAGCGATTCTAGTGCAAACCTTTTGCTGGGTTGTCTTTGGCTTGTGTGCTCTTTCATCGCAACAGAAGACGAAAG GTGGAGGCGATATCCTGTGCTCGGCAAACAGTgttgaatcctttctttacacAGTGGTCTTCACTTTGCAAACAGGTGTTACCGCAACATCTCTTTTGCTGTATTTTTCTCGCTCAAAATCCAACCATATTTCTTCCATTTCTTCAATTTTATCAACCTTTTCTTTACTTTTCCAAAGTAGAACTCACTTCTTCCTGGTGGCAGGAACCTTGCTGCATGTACTTAGTCTTTTATCGAGTAGTTTCGTGGAAGAGGAACATCAAACTTGGTACTTTTTTACATCGACATTATTTATTGTTGTATTTTCCGAGAAAACCTTGCCATTTTGGACAAGGAAGAAACGAGTCAACataaaaacaaatgaagaaaGGACTTTTCTGTCGGAAAGCGTCGAGGACGAAATTTTTTCGAATTGTAAGAGCAGCAAATCCCTTGATCGTAGAAAATACTTCATCAACGAAGATTGTCGTCAAGGttgtggaatgtattttgacgAAAACTTGGACCGTCTCGAAGATAGAAATGGAGTCAACGCGAAAGCGGTTACGAGTACAAGTGGATATTCCTCGAGTGGAAGGAAGCAaatagcaaaaaccaaaaaggaaGTTTTGTGGTCTTGCTTTCTTACCGTGGTTGTTTTGGGTTTGGGAAGACTAGGTAGAGCTTGGAACCAGACTGGGATCAAATGGGCCGACATACCTGATATTGGAGATTGGCTTGTTAAACCAGAAAACAAGACGATCTTGTCTGTCATCTATTTTATATCACTACTGTTCATCATTTGTTTTCGGTATTGCCGACAAGGAGTTTTCACCTCGGTCGTGTTCGTCATCGGTGTTACGCATGCGTATCTCTACCGCACAGCCACTGGGAATTTGCAGTTGCCATGGCTACCAAACGAACCGATCACAAAGGGGATCACCGAGGCACGCCTTGCTTACTGTTGCGTAGCAACCATAGTGGTATGGAATTTGATTCATATATataaaacaagaaacaatgaaaaggAGCAGACTCTGAAGAAATACACTAGGGAGATTTCTGTGCCTATTGAGGGTCTTGCCTCTGGCTTCCTGCTTTTACAAGTTCTTTTACAGCGACCCCACAATGCTGCAATGCTGGCTGTCTTCGTTGTTCAAGAAAATTTGATCAATGAAATTCTATGGAAAAG CGAAAAGATGGCTTGGGTGATGATTGTAAGCTCTTTATGGATGGGTCATGCGATGTATTTTTCATTGGGCAACTCTAACAGTCTGGCGTCTGTGGATATCTCAGCGGGTTACGTTGGATTGGAGGATTTTGTCCCGAGTCTGATGCTTATTCTTACCTACTTTTCGACTTACTGTGGTCCCTGTCTGTGGATGTTTTCTGGAGTTTTGTCAGTTGTCAGAAACACCGAGGATGTCTCCAG GTTGCAAAAGTCTCTTCTTCAAGCATGTTACGTCATCATTCTCTGTCAAGTTTCTGTCCTTTGTGTGTACTGTACATTGGTGTTTTCCCAGCGGTATCACCTGTTCGTTTGGAGTGTGTTTTCGCCAAAGTTGCTGTACGAATCAACAAAGACTCTCTTGTGCACTTTATCTGTCGCAACTGTTCTATGCCTGATGCATTTTGTTACAAGAGTGCCTCGAATGGATTTCGAGAAGACAGAATGA